The genomic region CTAAGCTTTGTCCCCAACCTGGTCATCTCAGCTAACCCCCTGGTAAGAAGCGCACCCTTGGCATTATCCCCTAATTTTAGCCCATCGCAAATCCCTGAGCCAATGGCGATGACGTTTTTCAAAGAACCGCCCAATTCCACGCCTACCAGGTCATCGCTGGTGTATACCCGGAAAAAATTATTCATAAAAATCTTCTGAACCTCTCTGGCGGCTTCCTCGTGCAACCCTGCGACAACCACTGAAGTCGGCATTTTTCTGGCGACCTCTTCTGCATGGCAGGGACCTGACAAAGTGACGATATTATCGTGAAGATTCTCAGGCATCTCCTGAGTCAAGACCTCTGACATCCGATTCAGGGTATCGTTTTCAATTCCCTTGGATAGACTCACGATCAAAGGGTTATCCAGGGAAATCCGGGCTAACTTTTTCGCGACTTCCCGGACTGTATGGGATGGTAAGGCCAAAGCTAAAAGCTCAGCACCGGTAACAGCTTCTTCCAGTTGG from Candidatus Zixiibacteriota bacterium harbors:
- a CDS encoding NAD(P)H-dependent glycerol-3-phosphate dehydrogenase, producing the protein MTKIAVLGAGSWGIGVSVLLNSNQHKITLWEFNPQDMLHLKKQREHKSKLPGIVIPEQIEITDQLEEAVTGAELLALALPSHTVREVAKKLARISLDNPLIVSLSKGIENDTLNRMSEVLTQEMPENLHDNIVTLSGPCHAEEVARKMPTSVVVAGLHEEAAREVQKIFMNNFFRVYTSDDLVGVELGGSLKNVIAIGSGICDGLKLGDNAKGALLTRGLAEMTRLGTKLSAKLSTFAGLSGMGDLITTCISQYSRNRYVGEQIGKGKTLKQTLEGMVMVAEGVKTTKSAYQLSEKHKVELPIAYQVYRILFENVEPQKALMELMTRGPKSEIWS